The genomic interval CAGAATAGACACAAACAAAGCTGTTTTTTCTTTGAATGAGGTTCCCCGATTTGTTATGATGAAGGAGGTTAACACATGAGTGATAGTGTTAACCTCTCTTTATGAAATCAGTAAAAAAAGTAAAGGAGACTTAAAAATGATACATAACAAGAAATTATTATCTGTACTAGTTGCATTTGCTGCAGTCTTTTTCCTTGCATTACCAGTTAGTGCCCATGTGACAGTGAATCCTTCTCAATCGACAACAGAGGCTTGGGAAACGTATCAAGTAAGAATACCGGTTGAAAAAAATGTTGATACGACAAAGGTATCAATTAAAATTCCAGAAAACGTGGAATTCAAAATGTACGAGCCAGTTGATGGCTGGAAGACCACTACTACAACGGATGATAAGGATAAAGTTGTAACGGTAACTTGGGAAGCGGAATCTGACGAAAAAGCAATTAAAGCTGGTCAATATCGCGATTTCACCTTTAGAGCCCAAAATCCGAAAGAGCCTGGCGACATCGCATGGGATGCATTCCAATACTATGCAGATGGCAGTATTGTGGAATGGACAGGGGATAGTGATGCGGAACTACCTCATTCCATAACAAGTATTGCTCAATCCAATGCAACGGTAGATAGTCATGGACATAGCCACGGAACGGATGAAGCAACAGATAACACTGCAGATGATCATCATGCTACCGACGAAGATACTGAGCATTCACATGAAGGTACATACATAAATACGATTCTTTCTATTATCGCGATTGTTTTATCAGTTGTTGCGATTGTATTGACTTTTATTAGAAAAAAATAAGATCATCAAAAAGTCCATTTCCTAAGAAGCAGATTAGCTTTTAGGGAATGGACTTTTTTATTTGATTGGAGACATATAATCCTATCTGCATTATAGCAGATGGATTTTGAACTTTTGGAAGGCATAGTAGAAATGGATGAAATCTATTTCTCTATTAGGAAACGGCGGATTATAAAAAAGAGTTTGGACGAAGCATTAGGTTCCAAGCTATCCATTCAAAATGCACTCTGTACAGATACTAGGCGGAGTGCATTGTTCCGTTAAAGAACAGGTTAATTCAATAATCGGAAGGAATAAGGGATATAGAAAGGGAATATTTGATATATCGGATTAAGTAAAGGAGAGAAAGCTATGAGTAAATCATTTATTGAACAAGTACATTATATTAGAATACCTGTAAAGGATTTAGAACTGTCTGCAAAATGGTATAGAGATGTTTTAGGGCTCCAGTTA from Niallia sp. FSL W8-0635 carries:
- a CDS encoding DUF1775 domain-containing protein; translated protein: MIHNKKLLSVLVAFAAVFFLALPVSAHVTVNPSQSTTEAWETYQVRIPVEKNVDTTKVSIKIPENVEFKMYEPVDGWKTTTTTDDKDKVVTVTWEAESDEKAIKAGQYRDFTFRAQNPKEPGDIAWDAFQYYADGSIVEWTGDSDAELPHSITSIAQSNATVDSHGHSHGTDEATDNTADDHHATDEDTEHSHEGTYINTILSIIAIVLSVVAIVLTFIRKK